In Streptomyces dangxiongensis, one DNA window encodes the following:
- a CDS encoding CobW family GTP-binding protein: MGNSSGKSRGARQIPVVVLAGFLGSGKTTLLNHLLHRSGGTRIGAIVNDFGAIQIDAMAVAGALGDSTVSLGNGCLCCAVDAGELDLYLDRLAAPAAGIDVIVIEASGLAEPQELVRMVLASEHPGIVYGGLVEVVDAAEFDDTRAKHPEIDRHLALADLVVVNKLDRADDAGRILGLVRSLTDRAAVVPATYGRVDPEFLFDRKPVGERVGQLSFDDLHEPGADDEHAGAGHLHTGYDSLSFTSGVPLEPRRLMEFLDSRPEGLYRIKGYVDFGPYDPLNRYAVHAVGRFLRFYPEPWPAGGDRLTQLVLIGSGIATDALDKALEACGNDAPHADEHGMWGVLRYVPGSEEEPAAETYDDAGSTDPATGAWTTAPAPEA; encoded by the coding sequence TTGGGGAACAGCTCAGGGAAAAGCCGCGGTGCGCGGCAGATCCCGGTCGTCGTGCTCGCCGGTTTCCTGGGCTCCGGGAAGACCACGCTCCTCAACCACCTGCTGCACCGCAGCGGAGGCACCCGGATCGGGGCGATCGTCAACGACTTCGGGGCCATCCAGATCGACGCGATGGCCGTCGCGGGCGCACTCGGCGACTCGACCGTCTCGCTCGGCAACGGCTGCCTGTGCTGTGCTGTCGACGCCGGTGAGCTCGACCTCTACCTGGACCGGCTCGCCGCGCCCGCCGCCGGTATCGACGTGATCGTCATCGAGGCCAGCGGACTCGCCGAACCGCAGGAACTCGTGCGGATGGTGTTGGCCAGCGAGCACCCGGGCATCGTCTACGGCGGCCTCGTCGAGGTCGTCGACGCCGCCGAGTTCGACGACACGCGCGCGAAGCACCCCGAGATCGACCGGCATCTCGCCCTGGCCGACCTGGTCGTCGTCAACAAGCTCGACCGCGCGGACGACGCCGGCCGGATCCTGGGCCTCGTCCGCTCGCTCACCGACCGCGCCGCCGTCGTCCCCGCCACCTACGGCCGCGTCGACCCGGAGTTCCTCTTCGACCGCAAGCCCGTCGGGGAACGCGTCGGGCAGCTGTCCTTCGACGACCTGCACGAACCCGGCGCGGACGACGAGCACGCCGGCGCCGGCCATCTGCACACCGGCTACGACAGCCTGTCCTTCACCTCCGGCGTGCCCCTGGAGCCCCGCCGGCTCATGGAGTTCCTGGACAGCCGTCCCGAGGGGCTGTACCGGATCAAGGGATACGTCGACTTCGGGCCGTACGACCCGCTCAACCGCTACGCCGTGCACGCCGTCGGCCGGTTCCTGCGCTTCTACCCCGAGCCATGGCCGGCCGGCGGCGACCGTCTCACCCAGCTCGTGCTGATCGGCTCCGGGATCGCCACCGACGCCCTCGACAAGGCGCTGGAGGCGTGCGGGAACGATGCCCCGCACGCCGACGAGCACGGCATGTGGGGCGTCCTGCGGTACGTGCCGGGCTCCGAGGAGGAGCCGGCCGCGGAGACGTACGACGACGCCGGGAGCACCGACCCGGCCACCGGAGCCTGGACGACCGCCCCCGCCCCCGAGGCCTGA
- a CDS encoding citrate synthase/methylcitrate synthase, whose product MTADRTATPLIDVPRGLAGVVVTETEIGDVRGREGFYHYRQYSAVDLARTRGFEDVWHLLVHGTLPDAARGAAFAARTAELRRLPEEVSAALPAIAEAGRVSGPLAGLRTALSLLGARRGFRPVYDIDADRRRADTLAACAAVPTLLAALYRLGRGLDPVEPRTDLSHAANYLYMLTGSAPDPRRARAVEQYLISTIDHGFNASTFTARVIASTGADVAACLTGAVGALSGPLHGGAPSRALDTLDAIGTPDRIDSWIRQRVRAGDRIMGFGHAVYRTEDPRSRMLREIALGFGGPRVDFAVEVERRVEAILAELKPGRELHTNVEFYAGVVMELCGLPREMFTPTFAAGRVVGWSANVLEQAADSKIIRPVARYVGPEPVAAVPAAG is encoded by the coding sequence ATGACCGCCGACAGGACCGCCACCCCCCTCATCGACGTGCCGCGCGGTCTCGCGGGCGTCGTCGTCACCGAGACCGAGATCGGCGACGTGCGGGGCCGGGAGGGCTTCTACCACTACCGGCAGTACTCGGCCGTCGACCTCGCCCGCACCCGTGGCTTCGAGGACGTGTGGCATCTCCTGGTGCACGGCACGCTCCCCGACGCGGCGCGCGGAGCCGCCTTCGCCGCGCGGACCGCGGAGCTGCGTCGCCTGCCCGAGGAGGTGAGCGCCGCCCTGCCCGCGATCGCCGAGGCCGGCCGCGTCTCCGGTCCGCTGGCCGGGCTGCGCACCGCGCTGTCGCTGCTGGGCGCCAGGCGGGGCTTCCGGCCGGTGTACGACATCGACGCGGACCGGCGGCGCGCCGACACCCTGGCGGCCTGTGCCGCCGTACCCACCCTGCTGGCCGCCCTGTACCGGCTCGGCCGGGGACTGGACCCCGTCGAGCCGCGTACGGACCTCTCCCACGCGGCCAACTACCTGTACATGCTCACCGGTTCCGCGCCCGATCCGCGTCGGGCCCGCGCGGTCGAGCAATACCTGATCTCCACCATTGATCACGGATTCAACGCGTCAACGTTCACCGCCCGTGTCATCGCGTCCACGGGTGCCGACGTCGCGGCCTGCCTGACCGGTGCCGTCGGCGCGCTGTCCGGGCCGCTGCACGGAGGTGCGCCGAGCCGGGCCCTGGACACGCTGGACGCGATCGGGACGCCCGACCGGATCGACTCCTGGATACGGCAGCGGGTGCGCGCGGGCGACCGGATCATGGGCTTCGGGCACGCCGTCTACCGCACGGAGGACCCCCGCTCGCGGATGCTGCGCGAGATCGCCCTCGGCTTCGGCGGTCCCCGGGTGGACTTCGCGGTGGAGGTCGAGCGCCGGGTCGAGGCGATCCTCGCCGAGCTGAAGCCCGGCCGTGAACTGCACACGAACGTCGAGTTCTACGCCGGCGTGGTCATGGAACTGTGCGGCCTGCCCCGGGAGATGTTCACGCCCACCTTCGCCGCGGGACGGGTGGTGGGCTGGAGTGCGAACGTCCTGGAACAGGCGGCCGACTCGAAGATCATCCGCCCGGTGGCGCGGTACGTGGGGCCCGAGCCGGTGGCCGCGGTGCCGGCAGCCGGGTAG